One genomic region from Bacillus rossius redtenbacheri isolate Brsri chromosome 6, Brsri_v3, whole genome shotgun sequence encodes:
- the LOC134533458 gene encoding nascent polypeptide-associated complex subunit alpha, muscle-specific form-like: MLPPESVSSRSDAWLGSGPYLQSARLYAAGVARQGGLTQATGPPKCAEPRGRPRAQSRGPAQVRRAEGPPKCAEPQGRPSAQSRRAAHVRRAAGPPKCAELRARPSAQSRGAAQVRRSAGPPKCAEPRGRPSAQIRRAAQVRRAAGPPKCAEPRGRPSAQSRGPAQVRRAAGPPKCAEPRGRPSAQSRGVAQVRRAAGPPKCAEPRGRQSAQSRGAAQVRRAAGPPKCAEPRGRPSAQSRGAAQVRRAAGPPKCAEPRGRPSAQSRGAAQVRRAAGPPKCAEPRARPSAQSRGAAQVRRAAGPPKCAEPRGRPSAQSRGPAQVRRAAGPPKCAEPRGRPNAQSRRAAQVRRAAGPPKCAEPRGRPSAQSRRAAQVRRAAGPPKCAEPRGRPSAQSRRAAQVRRAAGPPKCAEPRARPSAHSRGPAQVRRAAGPPKCAESRARPSALSRGPAQVRRAAGPPKCPEPQGRPSAQSRGAAQVRRAAGPPKCAEPQGRPSAQSRGAAQVRRAAGPPKCAEPQGRPSAQSRRAAQVRRAAGPPKCAEPGDTPQGRYATRETRHKGDTPQGRHATREIRHKGDTPQGRHATRETRHKGDTPQGRHATRETRHKGDTPQGRHATRETRHKGDTPQARHATREIRHKGDTPQGRHATRETRHKGDTPQGRHATRETRHKGDTPQGRHATREIRHKGDTPQGRHATRETRHKGDTPQGRHATRETRHKGDTPQGRHATRETRHKGDTPQGRHATREIRHKGDTPQGRHAKGDGK; the protein is encoded by the exons AGCCACAGGGCCGCCCAAGTGCGCAGAGCCGCGGGGCCGCCCAAGGGCGCAGAGCCGTGGGCCCGCCCAAGTGCGCAGAGCCGAGGGGCCGCCCAAGTGCGCAGAGCCGCAGGGCCGCCCAAGTGCGCAGAGCCGCAGGGCCGCCCACGTGCGCAGAGCCGCGGGGCCGCCCAAGTGCGCAGAGCTGCGGGCCCGCCCAAGTGCGCAGAGCCGCGGGGCCGCCCAAGTGCGCAGATCCGCAGGGCCGCCCAAGTGCGCAGAGCCGCGGGGCCGCCCAAGTGCGCAGATCCGCAGGGCCGCCCAAGTGCGCAGAGCCGCGGGCCCGCCCAAGTGCGCAGAGCCGCGGGGCCGCCCAAGTGCGCAGAGCCGCGGGCCCGCCCAAGTGCGCAGAGCCGCGGGGCCGCCCAAGTGCGCAGAGCCGCGGGGCCGCCCAAGTGCGCAGAGCCGCGGGGTCGCCCAAGTGCGCAGAGCCGCGGGGCCGCCCAAGTGCGCAGAGCCGCGGGGCCGCCAAAGTGCGCAGAGCCGCGGGGCCGCCCAAGTGCGCAGAGCCGCGGGGCCGCCCAAGTGCGCAGAGCCGCGGGGCCGCCCAAGTGCGCAGAGCCGCGGGGCCGCCCAAGTGCGCAGAGCCGCGGGGCCGCCCAAGTGCGCAGAGCCGCGGGGCCGCCCAAGTGCGCAGAGCCGCGGGGCCGCCCAAGTGCGCAGAGCCGCGGGGCCGCCCAAGTGCGCAGAGCCGCGGGCCCGCCCAAGTGCGCAGAGCCGCGGGGCCGCCCAAGTGCGCAGAGCCGCGGGGCCGCCAAAGTGCGCAGAGCCGCGGGGCCGCCCAAGTGCGCAGAGCCGCGGGCCCGCCCAAGTGCGCAGAGCCGCGGGGCCGCCCAAGTGCGCAGAGCCGCGGGGCCGCCCAAATGCGCAGAGCCGCAGGGCCGCCCAAGTGCGCAGAGCCGCGGGGCCGCCCAAATGCGCAGAGCCGAGGGGCCGCCCAAGTGCGCAGAGCCGCAGGGCCGCCCAAGTGCGCAGAGCCGCGGGGCCGCCCAAGTGCGCAGAGCCGCGGGGCCGCCCAAGTGCGCAGAGCCGCAGGGCCGCCCAAGTGCGCAGAGCCGCAGGGCCGCCCAAGTGCGCAGAGCCGCGGGCCCGCCCAAGTGCGCATAGTCGCGGGCCCGCCCAAGTGCGCAGAGCCGCGGGCCCGCCCAAGTGCGCAGAGTCGCGGGCCCGCCCAAGTGCGCTGAGCCGCGGGCCCGCCCAAGTGCGCAGAGCCGCGGGGCCGCCCAAGTGCCCAGAGCCGCAGGGCCGCCCAAGTGCGCAGAGCCGCGGGGCCGCCCAAGTGCGCAGAGCCGCCGGGCCGCCCAAGTGCGCAGAGCCGCAGGGCCGCCCAAGTGCGCAGAGCCGCGGGGCCGCCCAAGTGCGCAGAGCCGCAGGGCCGCCCAAGTGCGCAGAGCCGCAGGGCCGCCCAAGTGCGCAGAGCCGCAGGGCCGCCCAAGTGCGCAGAGCCGCAGGCCCGCCCAAGTGCGCAGAGCCC GGAGACACGCCACAAGGGAGATACGCCACAAGGGAGACACGCCACAAGGGAGACACGCCACAAGGGAGACACGCCACAAGGGAGATACGCCACAAGGGAGACACGCCACAAGGGAGACACGCCACAAGGGAGACACGCCACAAGGGAGACACGCCACAAGGGAGACACGCCACAAGGGAGACACGCCACAAGGGAGATACGCCACAAGGGAGACACGCCACAAGGGAGACACGCCACAAGGGAGACACGCCACAAGCGAGACACGCCACAAGGGAGATACGCCACAAGGGAGACACGCCACAAGGGAGACACGCCACAAGGGAGACACGCCACAAGGGAGACACGCCACAAGGGAGACACGCCACAAGGGAGACACGCCACAAGGGAGACACGCCACAAGGGAGACACGCCACAAGGGAGATACGCCACAAGGGAGACACGCCACAAGGGAGACACGCCACAAGGGAGACACGCCACAAGGGAGACACGCCACAAGGGAGACACGCCACAAGGGAGACACGCCACAAGGGAGACACGCCACAAGGGAGACACGCCACAAGGGAGACACGCCACAAGGGAGACACGCCACAAGGGAGACACGCCACAAGGGAGATACGCCACAAGGGAGACACGCCACAAGGGAGACACGCCAAGGGGGACGGGAAATGA